A genomic window from Fusarium oxysporum Fo47 chromosome VIII, complete sequence includes:
- a CDS encoding uncharacterized protein (domain of unknown function DUF221-domain containing protein): protein MGNFISWLEDNLPSPDTSNSGGARGTQPQSLSGMVSTLVPVLILSGVYLVVFLVFRKSNRRFYAPRTYLGSLREHERSPALPTGFFNWIGAFWKLPDAYALKHQSLDSYLFIRFLRICCTICFVSLCLTWPVLFPVNATGGNGKKQLEILSYANVNIDDSTQRNRLYAHCFIAWLVYGFVIYTIMRECIFYISVRQAFLLTPQYAKRISSRTVLFTSVPKEYLDEARIRTLFNDSVKNVWIPGDTKELDKIIEERDDAAMKLEKGEVKLLKLCNKERIKAMKKSGPEAEKVASAPSDPESGNLSARWIPAKKRPSHRTGPLGLVGKKVDTIEWGREELKTLIPKADNAQADWLAGNYEKHSAVFVEFYTQSDAQAAFQTTTHHHALHMAPRFIGVKPDEIVWKSLNFPWWQVVIRRYVVYAIIAILIIFWAVPVAIVGIIAQVDTIKTLPGLTWIQDIPQVILGVVSGLLPSVALSILMSLVPVFMRLCARQAGCVSISQAELFTQNAYFVFQVLQVFLVQTLANSFVSSIATIVKDPSQVFSMLSSSIPTASNFYISYFIVQGLTIAVGVLTQVVGCIIFNLLYKFLTSTPRSMYNKWTTLSALTWGSLLPVYTNIAVISIVYAVIAPVMLFWSTIGMGLFYLAYRYNILFVTETKIDTRGLIYPRALKQLFVGVYLAEVCLVGMFIISKAAGPAVLMAAFLVFTILFHISLAKALNPLLYSLPRSLEVEEERIQRSLQGSELEDGHVQNGEGAASNGASNGAGKSHGVSMFVPGGTDSVQKKGNFFSKWLKPWIYADYATMRQLVPHERNMGLEYPEEVERDAYFPPSVTSQTPILWIPADPAGISKQEVLNTSKVIPISDEGCTLNDKNHIEWDTEGARPPIWSEKIYY, encoded by the exons ATGGGAAATTTCATCAGTTGGTTGGAGGACAACCTCCCCTCCCCCGACACGAGCAACTCGGGCGGTGCGAGAGGAACGCAGCCTCAATCCCTTTCGG GCATGGTTTCGACTCTCGTTCCCGTGCTCATATTGTCGGGAGTCTACCTCGTCGTTTTCCTTGTCTTTCGTAAATCCAACAGGCGATTCTATGCGCCTAGGACGTATCTGGGCTCCTTGCGCGAGCA TGAACGGAGTCCCGCGCTACCTACTGGTTTCTTCAACTGGATTGGAGCTTTTTGGAAGCTTCCTGATGCCTACGCTCTCAAGCACCAGAGTCTCGATTCATACCTCTTTATTCGATTCCTTCGCATTTGCTGCACCATCTGCTTCGTGAGTCTTTGCCTCACATGGCCTGTTCTCTTCCCAGTAAATGCCACTGGTGGAAACGGAAAGAAGCAGCTTGAGATTCTCTCATACGCCAATGTCAACATTGATGATTCGACTCAGAGGAACAGGCTCTACGCCCACTGCTTCATTGCCTGGCTCGTTTATGGCTTTGTCATCTACACTATCATGCGCGAGTGCATATTCTACATCAGCGTGCGACAGGCTTTCCTTCTTACTCCCCAGTATGCCAAGCGCATCTCATCCCGCACTGTTCTCTTCACTTCAGTTCCCAAGGAGTATCTCGATGAGGCCCGCATTCGCACCCTCTTCAACGACTCAGTTAAGAATGTTTGGATCCCCGGCGACACCAAGgagctcgacaagatcatTGAGGAGCGCGACGATGCCGCCATGAAACTCGAGAAGGGAGAGGtaaagcttctcaagctgTGCAACAAGGAGCGCATCAAGGCCATGAAGAAGTCGGGTCCCGAAGCCGAGAAGGTTGCATCTGCCCCATCTGACCCTGAGTCTGGAAACCTCTCTGCTCGCTGGATCCCTGCTAAGAAGCGACCTTCACACCGTACTGGCCCTCTGGGGCTTGTTGGCAAGAAGGTTGATACTATTGAATGGGGCCGCGAGGAGCTGAAGACCCTCATCCCCAAGGCCGACAATGCTCAGGCTGACTGGCTCGCTGGCAACTATGAGAAGCACTCTGCCGTGTTCGTCGAGTTCTACACCCAATCTGATGCCCAGGCTGCTTTCCAGACTACCACTCACCACCATGCCCTCCACATGGCTCCTCGTTTCATCGGTGTCAAGCCTGATGAGATTGTCTGGAAGAGCTTGAACTTCCCCTGGTGGCAGGTTGTCATTCGCCGATATGTCGTCTACGCCATCATTGCTATTCTCATTATCTTCTGGGCTGTTCCCGTCGCCATCGTTGGTATCATTGCTCAAGTTGACACGATCAAGACTCTTCCTGGTCTTACTTGGATCCAGGATATCCCTCAGGTCATTCTTGGTGTCGTCTCTGGTCTTCTGCCTTCCGTTGCTCTCTCCATCCTCATGTCCTTGGTTCCTGTTTTCATGCGCCTTTGTGCCAGGCAGGCAGGTTGTGTTTCCATCTCCCAGGCCGAGCTCTTCACCCAGAACGCATACTTCGTTTTCCAAGTTCTCCAGGTTTTCCTGGTTCAGACTCTGGCAAACAGTTTCGTTTCGTCTATCGCGACGATCGTTAAGGATCCCAGCCAGGTCTTCAGCATGCTGTCATCTTCCATCCCTACCGCCTCCAACTTCTATATCTCGTACTTCATTGTTCAAGGCCTGACTATCGCCGTCGGCGTCCTGACTCAAGTTGTCGGATGCATCATTTTCAACCTTCTGTACAAGTTCCTGACCAGCACTCCACGATCCATGTACAACAAGTGGACTACTCTCAGTGCTCTCACTTGGGGAAGTCTTTTGCCCGTCTACACCAACATCGCTGTCATTA GCATCGTCTACGCTGTCATTGCACCTGTCATGCTCTTCTGGTCTACCATCGGTATGGGCTTGTTCTACCTTGCCTACCGCTACAACATTCTGTTTGTTACCGAGACCAAGATCGATACTAGAGGCCTCATCTATCCTCGTGCTCTCAAGCAGCTTTTTGTCGGTGTTTATCTTGCTGAGGTCTGCCTTGTCGGCATGTTCATTATCTCCAAGGCCGCCGGCCCTGCTGTCCTGATGGCTGCCTTCCTTGTCTTCACCATTCTATTCCACATCTCCCTCGCTAAGGCTCTTAACCCTCTTCTCTACAGCCTGCCTCGCTctcttgaggttgaggaggagcgAATTCAGCGAAGCCTGCAAGGTTCAGAGTTGGAGGACGGACATGTCCAGAATGGAGAGGGTGCCGCTTCCAACGGTGCTTCCAACGGCGCTGGCAAGAGCCACGGTGTTAGCATGTTCGTGCCTGGTGGTACTGACAGTGTTCAGAAGAAGggcaacttcttctccaagtgGCTCAAGCCCTGGATCTACGCCGATTACGCCACCATGCGCCAGTTGGTGCCTCATGAGCGTAACATGGGACTCGAATATCCTGAGGAGGTCGAGCGTGACGCTTATTTCCCACCTTCAGTCACAAGCCAGACACCTATCCTCTGGATCCCTGCCGACCCCGCTGGTATTTCCAAGCAGGAGGTGCTCAACACGAGCAAGGTGATCCCCATCTCAGACGAGGGCTGCACTCTCAACGACAAGAACCACATTGAGTGGGACACTGAGGGAGCACGACCTCCTATCTGGAGCGAGAAGATTTACTACTAG
- a CDS encoding GMC oxidoreductase-domain-containing protein, translated as MKHVMEKISTERHPSGTAAMMPLELGGVADPELKVYGTCNLRIADASIMPLIPSAHLQASVYGIAEKAADMIKSAKLDCRIGERLPFPPRSRPAI; from the exons ATGAAGCATGTCATGGAAAAGATCTCGACAGAGCGACATCCTTCAGGGACAGCAGCCATGATGCCTCTTGAACTGGGAGGAGTTGCGGACCCTGAGCTCAAGGTGTACGGCACGTGCAACTTGCGTATTGCTGATGCCAGTATCATGCCCCTGATTCCATCAGCCCATCTACAAGCTAGTGTCTATGGCATTGCTGAGAAG GCGGCAGACATGATTAAATCAGCCAAACTGGATTGCCGAATTGGAGAACGACTTCCTTTCCCTCCCAGGTCGCGACCAGCCATTTGA
- a CDS encoding GMC oxidoreductase-domain-containing protein: MASVGPEAQCLITMVGKSWETRVGLGMTYFLASKSLRSSPSMLSLIMPRNFTYVLNQLRMDTMAQCTSPTLSNSMTNPVSDTNCQSFSCSDWRTANVLEGFAQLGLPVIGDLNNGTAAGAMILPSSMQPDNQTRFDAREAHFNSASWRYNLHIATNQAVTRLVLDSNSAHNSSRRVMGVEFAPRNKSKARSISCTREVIVSAGAIFTPTLLQVSGIEPSDVLKSLDILVKIDLPGVGCNLQDHSMVYANYYYRNESYFRSNEIADGVYDEAAEEYIRNRTGPWTAPLINTIAFPSLRSATDDWKQFMNKSSGDGIPSNTPNSVKKGYEFQKKILQDQILSNDAGTFETMAIS; encoded by the exons ATGGCCTCTGTTGGTCCAGAGGCTCAGTGTCTGATTACGATGGTTGGGAAAAGTTGGGAAACAAGGGTTGGTCTTGGAATGACCTACTTCCTTGCTTCAAAAAG TCTGAGAAGTTCACCTTCAATGTTGAGCCTCATAATGCCCAGGAACTTCACATACGTCCTCAATCAGCTGCGCATGGATACAATGGCTCAGTGCACGTCTCCTACCCTCAGTAATTCTATGACCAACCCTGTAAGTGATACAAATTGTCAAAGCTTTTCGTGCTCTGACTGGAGAACAGCCAATGTTCTCGAAGGCTTTGCGCAGCTTGGTCTACCCGTTATTGGTGACCTGAACAATGGGACAGCCGCAGGGGCCATGATACTCCCTTCAAGCATGCAACCTGATAATCAGACGAGGTTCGATGCCAGAGAAGCTCACTTTAACTCGGCATCTTGGAGATACAACTTGCACATTGCAACTAACCAGGCTGTCACACGACTTGTTTTGGATAGTAACAGTGCACACAACTCAAGTCGGAGAGTGATGGGAGTCGAG TTTGCTCCAAGAAACAAGTCCAAGGCGAGATCAATTTCTTGTACCCGAGAGGTAATTGTTTCCGCTGGTGCGATCTTCACTCCCACTTTACTTCAGGTATCGGGAATTGAGCCGTCAGATGTTCTCAAGTCGCTCGACATTTTGGTCAAGATTGACCTTCCTGGCGTCGGATGTAATCTTCAGGATCATTCTATGGTTTATGCCAACTACTATT ATCGCAATGAATCATATTTCAGGAGCAATGAGATAGCCGACGGTGTGTATGATGAAGCTGCCGAGGAGTACATACGGAACAGAACAG GTCCTTGGACAGCACCTCTCATAAACACGATTGCATTCCCGAGTCTTCGATCTGCAACAGATGACTGGAAACAGTTCATGAACAAGAGTTCGGGGGATGGCATCCCCTCAAATACCCCCAACTCTGTGAAGAAGGGCTACGAATTCCAGAAAAAGATTCTACAAGACCAAATACTCAGCAATGACGCAGGAACTTTTGAGACCATGGCCATCTCATAG